Part of the Caulifigura coniformis genome, TTCAATGCGCGTGCGCCAGAAATCGTCGTCGAGAGATTCGGATTCGTCCCAGGTGTAGAGCCGGGCCCGGATGCGGCTGACCGGGTTGTAGAGTCCGCGGGCGACGAAATTGCCGACGTTGGAGACGACATCAATGACGTCGCCGGCAACGGGGTCCCCTTCCACGCGATCAATCGCGCCTGCGAAGACCCAGGGATGGCGTTTGAAAAACGGCCCGGCGCGGCGAGGCTTCAGAACGATGCGGGGAAGTTGAGCGGCGGTCATGGCGGAAAGCTGAGAATGCGAAACGCGGACCGTAGGACAGAGCGGCCCGAAGCGAAAGCCGGGAGGGGCCAATCACCTGGAATTGGTCCTCTTCCCGGAATGGCGACGAGTGTTTCGGGGGCCTGAGGGCTGGTGTGCGCGGGCAACACGACCAAGAAGAACGGGGCCAGGGGGCGGGTGGCTCCTGTTGCCCTCTTTGCCCGCGACCGCTGGCCGGCTGGCGGTTCTGCAACGGTCGGCGAGTTGCGGAATTCGAGTGTATGGCGGGTTCCGGGTGATCATGTTTGTCGTCCCCTCCAGTATTGCGTGCAGGGTTGCGCGCAAAGTGGGGGAAGGCCGCCCGGGCAAGAGTTTTCTGCTGGAACGGGCCCTGACCATTGGCCTTTCGCCGCCGGGGCGATCTTTTCAGACTTTCCCGATGCCGAATGAATCCGCAGCAACCAGGCGTTCCTGGTGGAGAAGAATCCCCGGGATCGCGGGGAAGTGCGCCGTCGCATTGTTCGTCCTGGGGCTGGCCGTACGGCTGACCGTCCGGGACCGCTGGGTGGTCGCCAACACTCTCTACTATGCGACCCCGTGGTCGATTCTTTTCGTTCTGGGATGCCTCTCGGCGGTCTGGCTGAGGAGGCGTCGAGCCGCCCGCCCGCTGGCGTGGGTGACGGGGCTGGTGGCAGTCGCCTGCGCGGGGATCTGGTTTTCCACATCGTGGAGAACCGGTCCATCAGCGCGGGGAGCGGGGGACGTGCGGGCGATGACCTGGAATCTCGCGCACGGGCGCTGGGGACTGGAGGGGCTGGCGAAGGCGGCCGCGATGCACGAACCGGACATCGCACTTTTCGTGGAGGCGGACCCCAGCCGGATTGATGTGCGGGCCATCTTCAAGTCAGCGTTCCCGGAGCATCATGTGTTCCTGCTGGGGGGCGGGATCGTCCTGGTGTCGCGCTGGCCGGGCGGGGACGCACGGGCGTACCAGTTCGGATCGGAGAAGACTGAAAGCCGGATCCGGGAGATCGACCTGGCGACTCCGTGGGGGACGTGGACGGTGTTCGGCTGCGACATGGCTTCAAACACCCTCTATCAGCGAGAGCCGCATTTCCGCGAACTGGCCGAGCGGATCGCAGGCTGTCCGCATCCAGTGATCTGCACGGGAGATTTCAATACGCCGTTGGACTCGCTGCATGTCGAGAAACTGCGGGCCGGAGGGCTCACCGAGGCCTTTGAAGCGGCCGGCGAGGGTTACCTGCCGACGTGGCCCGTTCCGGCGCCAGTCCTGTCGCTCGACCAGATGTGGATCAGCAAGGGACTGAAGCCTGTCGGCTGCGTGCGCCGCTGGAACTGGCGGAGCGACCACGCGGCGGTCATCACAGAGATCGGCATTGAGCCTGCGCCGTGACTCGCTTCATGTCGAATCTGATTCAGATGAACGCCACACGCGTCCGCAGAGGACGTTGACGTTCATCGTTGAGGAATGGCGATCGTCGGCGGTGATGGGCAATGGGACCGGCGGCGAGCGCCGTCCGCTCACGAACTTTGCAGACGAGATCGGAACTTCGGAGGAGTCCGCTTCAGGGTGGGCCGGATCAATTCCCAGGCTTGGCCTCGGGGGGCGGAGGCGGGGGTTCGGCCGGATTGCCCTCGGGGTTCGGCACGGGCTTCTTGACTTCCTCGGCGGGTGCAGGAGCACTGCGAGGAGTGACCTGCAGACCGACTCCGCCGACCTTGAGGTTGACGGCGCCGCTCACCGGATCGATCTTCCAGCCGCGCTGGGAACCGCCGGTCGGCGGGAGTTCCGCGGCGTGGAGCGTCTTTCCGGTCGCGCGATCGAGGAGATAGGCCCACGTCGGTGAGGGAGTTCGTTCTTCGTTGGCCTCATCCTGTTCGCCGGCGGCGGTCGCCAGAAGGAATGGCCACTGCCCGGGCTGCATGGGATCGAGAACCATGCGATCGAAGTCCCGTGCCCACAGCGTTCTGCCATCCTCGCGCTGCACCGCGATGAGCCGGGCCGAGATCGGTCGCTGCGGCCCCCGCGGAATGCTCGAGAGGATGCTGACGCCACCGAAGCGGACGGCGACGACATAGATCCGTGCGCCGTCCTGGAAGATTTCCATCGCCTGAAGATCGGCCGGCGCCTCGAGTCGCGTGTTCACAATTTCATGTCCGTCCTCCGCAAGGATGACGAACCCACCACCGGGCTCGAGCGCGCAGAGGGATCGTCCGTCGAGGACGTCAAACCGCGTCTCGTTCGGAAACTTCCTCTGCCAGGTCCACGTTTCCGTCGCCGGGTGGAACAGGCCGACCTGCACGGCGTCTTTCTCCTGCAATCGGATCAGGCGCTGGACGTCGTGCCGGTAGTCGGGGTACAGCATGCCGCCGGGCGGGAGCGTCGCCTCGCGCACGCGCCGCCCGTCACTGGCGCGATAGACCTGGATACGTCCGCGCGCATCCTGGGTGGCGATGTAATCGGCGTCTGAGCTGATATCGAGGTTGGGTTCGACGGTCCGCGCCCAGTGTTCGCGTCCGGTCAGGGGATCGACGACCAGCAGCTGAGCTCCTTTGATGTAGGCCAGATGCTCCGGACGCAGGGGGGCGACCGGGCGAGTGCTGCCGCCGCGACGTCCATTGACCGGCACGCGGCCGGCAATATTCCCGCCGAAGAACGGCTCGAACGGTTCGGAGCTGAGCGTTGCACTGATGACGGTCTCGTTGGCGACGACGTTCAGGATGCGGAAGCCGTCCGCCGTCTCGGCGAGGGCCAGCCGACCACTGGTGCTGACGCGGGGCGTCAGGCCGGTCATCGCGTGATTGATCCGCTCCTGCATCATGATCGCCCCGCGGGCGTCGGTCACCGTGAGCTGCGCCTGCATGGCATCCGAAGCGAACGACCACCCCTGGAGGATCGGTGAGCGCTGACCGAATTCGCCTAGCGAGGCCGGGAGATCGAAAATGCCCGACGTATCATCGAGCCCCGTCGCGACCAGTTCGCCGGAGAGCGTTCTCGCGTTTTCCTGCCGTTTGAGGAAGTCGGGCTGATTCAGGAGCGACTGGGCCAACTCGCCAGCCGTCTTCCCGTCGTCCAGAAGAACATCTTTCAGCCGGCCCGTCAGGTCTCCGACGATCAATGCCGACGGGCGCATACGGGGCTCCTGCGTGGCGATGCGCAGAAGTTCGAGGTTCGCCCGGGCCGCCACCCGGGCGTCTTCCGACTGACGAAGACGCAGAAGTCGTTGCTCCAGGAGGGCGACGTGGAGCGTCTTTCGAAGCAGGTAGTCGAGTTCGAGATCGTCCGGCAGGATGCTGTCGGTCAACATCTCATGCAGACGGAAGTACTCCGGCGCGGCGGAGTCGAGCTGACGGACACGCTCGCGCACGCGATCGATCGATTCACCGCGCTGCTCGGGCGACATACTGGCCCAGAGGTCATCGAGTCGTCCGCGAACCAGGCGGTTTTCGCGGACGCGCAGGGAGTCGTCGCGATCGAGAAGTCGATCGGCAAGCGGGTTGATTCCTTCGCCTCCGCGGAGAGCGGCGAGGAGAGCGCCGGGCAGGTCGTTCCGCGCCTGCAAACCCTTCGAGACGGCCGCCCACGCCTGTGCGCGGAGGCCGGCATCGGCGGGCAGGTCATCCAGTTTCAGTTCGGGCGTGTAGTACAGCCCGAAGTCGCGTTCGAGACCGTTCACCAGCGTCCATGCCAGCACCTGTTTGATGCGGGGGGGCGGATCGTTGATCGCTTTCAGATCCTGCTCGCCGCCGGTGATGTCGCCGGCATGCAGCTTGACCTCGCCGCGGAGCGCGAGCGCGACGGGATCACCCGGGTTCTGCGCCAGTCGCTGTTTGATGTCATTCGTGATCTCCCCCGAGGAGCGGAAGACGCGGAATCCGGAGCCGGTCTGGGTGACGAGCGTTCCGCCGGCCGCAGCGAGGTTACCGGCCGGTTCGCCAGAGGCGAGTGGCGAGCGGGCGCAGGGCGCTCCCGAGGTGATGTCGACGGTCAGGACTTCGGCCGTCGACAGTGGCAGCACGTAACGGCCCCCCATGCGAATGCCGCGGCCGCTCGCGGGGGGAATCGACGTCGTCCAGAGCGTCTCGCCGTTCTTCAGGCTGAGCCCTCGAATGTCCGATTTCCCGACCAGCAGAATGACCTCGTCGTGCACGCCCCCCAGTGACATGGCCTGCTCGCGGGGCCGCGTCCAGAGGGGCTTGCCCGATTCACGATCCAGGCAGAGGAGCCGCGAATCGTCCGCGGGGGTCACAAGCACATTGCGGCCTGCGAAAAGCGTTCTCGTGTCGGACCATTCCTTCACATCCAGCGTGACGTCGAGGTTGACGTTGTCATTGACGGAGCGGCCGATGCGATTGACCTGCAACATGCGGCGGTAGTCGACGGGCTGCGGATCGGCGTAGGTGGTCAGCCACAGCCAGCGACGGTCGGCGACATCGAATCCGATGACCGTGCCGTTGCCGAGGGCCGCGACGAGCGTGGAGCCATCGAGCGCGACGTTCACTCCCGCAAACCGGCGCTCCGAGGAGTAGACCAGGTCGAGATCCGAGTTCAGCAGGGGCTGCGACCAGAGGGGCGGGGCGGTTTCAGGATTCGTCCCGGGGTCGATGGCAACGATTCGAAGCTGGCGGGACTGTTCCACGACGCACAGCAGCTGGCCGTCCCAGGGAATCGGCGCGGAATGGAAGAAGGCGCCGTCGAAACTGAACTCGTCCTGGGGGCCATCGAAGGCAGCATCGAGTCGCCTCGGCGGGCCTCCGATCGACCAGAGGCAGCGGCCCCCCTGGAGGTCATACGCCTGCAGATGATTGTAGTTTCGCGGAAGGAGCGGGCTGGCGCCGCGATTCGAAACCGGGAGAGCGCCGGCGTTCGGCTGCAGCCCGACCAGGCCGCTGTGTCCGACGTGATAGACCCGCTGGCCGTCCGTGCTGAGTGCGGCGTCGACATGATCGCGGTATGCGCGCTGCCCGACGAACTGCTGCATCAATTGCGTCCGGGGCGTGCGCAGGAAGGAATCCGTTCCGGCGAGCAGGGCAGCCAGAGTCTGGTCGACGGGCTCGGACGACCACTGGAGATCGCCCGTCTTGAGGTCAAAAGCCTTGACCGTGCCAAAGCCGGCGACGATCGCGAGATTCTCCGTGACGAGCGGCGCGGCCACGGGAAGCGGATTGAGACCGTCCTTCCGGAAGCGGGCTTCGACATCGGCCGCAGCCTGGTTCACCAGCTTGATGTCGGCATCGTTCCAGGGATCGTCGTATTTACGAATGTCGTCGAACTGGTCGGCCAGGGGGGCCTTCCAGGCCGTATCGAGAAATGGAGGGGTTTGCGACGCGACGCCGTTGCGGCGTCGATCACCGTGTGCCATCGGCCACGAGGGGAGGCCCTGCGGCGGATCACTCGGTCCCATGGCGGGCAGGAGGGTTTCCAGCCAGCGTTCGCGGCCTGCATCGTCGTTGAACCAGGGGACGCGTCGGCCATCGAGCACGAGGGCTTCCGGGAAACGTTGTTTCAGGTCGTCCAGCCGGGCGCGGACGGCGTCGTTGTTCCGCATCTCGCGGTGAGCCCAGACTTCCATCAGGCTGAGTTGCGGCTCGAATTCCTGGATGGCATCTGGCGTTCGCCGCAGCCGGGAAGCGATCCGGAGCATCGTCGCCGCGTCGCCCGAGTCGCAGGCGGCCTGGGCAAGTTCCATCATGGCAGCGCGCCCGGCGGCGGTGAGCGCATACCTGCGGACGACTTCGCGCCGGGCCGCAAGACCTTCCTGGCGACGGGCCTTTTCGAGCAGGCCGCTGGCTGCGGACTCGAAGCGCCGTTCGTAAGCTTTGAGGAGCGTTTCCGGGTCGGCGAGCAACACGGCCTCGGCCGCATCCTTCACGCTGCAACCCGTTGGCGTTTCGTAATACGAATCCTCCGGGGCGTCGAAGATACTCTGCAGGATGTCGAGCGCGAGATCGGGGTTCGATTTCTGGACCGCGTTCGCCTGGAGCAGCGCGTTCTCGATCCGCGGCGAGTGGGCTTCGCGACGCTGACGTCTCGCTTCCAGGTCGTCATCGACGAAGACCTGGCCTGAAGCGGGGTGCGGCCCCCAGACGGCCAGCGCCGTCAGCAGCCCCATCAGCCAGCGGCATGCCATCCGTGTTGCACGACCATCGCAGGCGCCGCCCACGCGTTCGCGTTTTGAAGCTGGAGTTGGAACACGCACGAAGGAGACTCCTTTTCGGTCGTCCCATCATACGTTTCACAGGGGGAGATGGTCAGCAGCAGAGTCTGACGGGGCCACCCAGGGCCGGGAATTCCCCTTCACGGTGCACCGTCGAGTCGCGGTACGCCGTCGAAAGGTATCGACGAATCCGCGTCGCTTGTGCTCAGCACTCGCGGATCACGCCCACCAGCACGCCGAGGATCTGGACATCGGTGGCATAGATCGGTTTGAGCCGGGCATTGGCCGGTTCGAGGCGGACGCGGTTCCGTTCCTTGTAGAAGGTTTTGAGGGTGGCATCCTGTCCGTCGACGAGGGCAACCACGATTTCGCCATCGTGGGCGGTGTTCT contains:
- a CDS encoding endonuclease/exonuclease/phosphatase family protein, whose amino-acid sequence is MPNESAATRRSWWRRIPGIAGKCAVALFVLGLAVRLTVRDRWVVANTLYYATPWSILFVLGCLSAVWLRRRRAARPLAWVTGLVAVACAGIWFSTSWRTGPSARGAGDVRAMTWNLAHGRWGLEGLAKAAAMHEPDIALFVEADPSRIDVRAIFKSAFPEHHVFLLGGGIVLVSRWPGGDARAYQFGSEKTESRIREIDLATPWGTWTVFGCDMASNTLYQREPHFRELAERIAGCPHPVICTGDFNTPLDSLHVEKLRAGGLTEAFEAAGEGYLPTWPVPAPVLSLDQMWISKGLKPVGCVRRWNWRSDHAAVITEIGIEPAP
- a CDS encoding outer membrane protein assembly factor BamB family protein is translated as MACRWLMGLLTALAVWGPHPASGQVFVDDDLEARRQRREAHSPRIENALLQANAVQKSNPDLALDILQSIFDAPEDSYYETPTGCSVKDAAEAVLLADPETLLKAYERRFESAASGLLEKARRQEGLAARREVVRRYALTAAGRAAMMELAQAACDSGDAATMLRIASRLRRTPDAIQEFEPQLSLMEVWAHREMRNNDAVRARLDDLKQRFPEALVLDGRRVPWFNDDAGRERWLETLLPAMGPSDPPQGLPSWPMAHGDRRRNGVASQTPPFLDTAWKAPLADQFDDIRKYDDPWNDADIKLVNQAAADVEARFRKDGLNPLPVAAPLVTENLAIVAGFGTVKAFDLKTGDLQWSSEPVDQTLAALLAGTDSFLRTPRTQLMQQFVGQRAYRDHVDAALSTDGQRVYHVGHSGLVGLQPNAGALPVSNRGASPLLPRNYNHLQAYDLQGGRCLWSIGGPPRRLDAAFDGPQDEFSFDGAFFHSAPIPWDGQLLCVVEQSRQLRIVAIDPGTNPETAPPLWSQPLLNSDLDLVYSSERRFAGVNVALDGSTLVAALGNGTVIGFDVADRRWLWLTTYADPQPVDYRRMLQVNRIGRSVNDNVNLDVTLDVKEWSDTRTLFAGRNVLVTPADDSRLLCLDRESGKPLWTRPREQAMSLGGVHDEVILLVGKSDIRGLSLKNGETLWTTSIPPASGRGIRMGGRYVLPLSTAEVLTVDITSGAPCARSPLASGEPAGNLAAAGGTLVTQTGSGFRVFRSSGEITNDIKQRLAQNPGDPVALALRGEVKLHAGDITGGEQDLKAINDPPPRIKQVLAWTLVNGLERDFGLYYTPELKLDDLPADAGLRAQAWAAVSKGLQARNDLPGALLAALRGGEGINPLADRLLDRDDSLRVRENRLVRGRLDDLWASMSPEQRGESIDRVRERVRQLDSAAPEYFRLHEMLTDSILPDDLELDYLLRKTLHVALLEQRLLRLRQSEDARVAARANLELLRIATQEPRMRPSALIVGDLTGRLKDVLLDDGKTAGELAQSLLNQPDFLKRQENARTLSGELVATGLDDTSGIFDLPASLGEFGQRSPILQGWSFASDAMQAQLTVTDARGAIMMQERINHAMTGLTPRVSTSGRLALAETADGFRILNVVANETVISATLSSEPFEPFFGGNIAGRVPVNGRRGGSTRPVAPLRPEHLAYIKGAQLLVVDPLTGREHWARTVEPNLDISSDADYIATQDARGRIQVYRASDGRRVREATLPPGGMLYPDYRHDVQRLIRLQEKDAVQVGLFHPATETWTWQRKFPNETRFDVLDGRSLCALEPGGGFVILAEDGHEIVNTRLEAPADLQAMEIFQDGARIYVVAVRFGGVSILSSIPRGPQRPISARLIAVQREDGRTLWARDFDRMVLDPMQPGQWPFLLATAAGEQDEANEERTPSPTWAYLLDRATGKTLHAAELPPTGGSQRGWKIDPVSGAVNLKVGGVGLQVTPRSAPAPAEEVKKPVPNPEGNPAEPPPPPPEAKPGN